One window of the Candidatus Eremiobacteraceae bacterium genome contains the following:
- a CDS encoding sigma-E factor regulatory protein RseB domain-containing protein: MHRSRLRNAIAVAAVALASIALAFASASARSSAVAVVAAPAATASPASTASPTAADLLRAASRADDSTSYTGTTTSVIYSEHGADSTVVRVDHQAPSKWRMWYVAPADAYGRLIVSDETTTYQYEPKTATVYSEAWEQAPALTLDLDTAKVLKNYSGDIGPSADIAGRKAITISLVSKYNGVLAQRVWIDAQTKIVLERETYDADGTISSKTSFDTIRIVNALPKDLFDLSVPAGMHVEPGTTYGKAVGSIDAIRSGVPFTIISPQYVPQGFTFDQASLGTRSGIQTVQLLYTDGLRDFSVFENATDRLPDLASPRQFEVDDTTGITDEIAGETLLSWNANGLNITLVGDMPAKLLARIGASVRP; this comes from the coding sequence ATGCATCGCAGTCGACTCCGTAACGCGATCGCCGTCGCAGCGGTCGCGCTGGCATCGATAGCGCTCGCTTTTGCGAGCGCTTCGGCGCGTTCTTCAGCTGTCGCGGTGGTGGCGGCTCCGGCCGCTACGGCTTCGCCCGCGTCGACCGCATCCCCGACCGCTGCCGATCTGCTGCGCGCGGCGTCGCGTGCGGACGACAGCACTTCGTATACGGGGACGACGACATCGGTCATCTACAGCGAACACGGCGCCGACTCGACAGTCGTCCGCGTCGACCATCAGGCGCCCTCGAAGTGGCGCATGTGGTACGTCGCCCCCGCCGACGCGTATGGCCGGCTCATCGTCAGCGATGAGACGACGACGTATCAATACGAACCGAAGACCGCGACCGTCTATAGCGAGGCGTGGGAGCAAGCGCCGGCGCTGACGCTCGACCTCGATACCGCCAAGGTGCTCAAGAACTACTCCGGAGACATCGGCCCGAGCGCCGATATCGCCGGCCGCAAAGCGATCACGATTTCGCTCGTCTCGAAGTATAATGGTGTTCTCGCCCAGCGTGTCTGGATCGACGCCCAGACGAAGATCGTCCTCGAGCGCGAGACCTACGACGCAGATGGGACGATCTCGTCGAAGACGAGCTTCGACACGATCCGCATCGTCAACGCCCTGCCGAAGGACCTCTTCGACCTATCCGTGCCGGCTGGTATGCACGTCGAGCCGGGCACGACGTACGGCAAAGCGGTCGGCAGCATCGACGCGATCCGATCGGGTGTGCCGTTCACCATCATCAGCCCGCAATACGTGCCTCAAGGGTTCACGTTCGATCAGGCGTCGCTCGGCACGCGCAGCGGCATCCAGACCGTGCAATTGCTGTACACCGATGGCCTGCGGGACTTCTCAGTATTCGAGAACGCCACCGATCGGCTGCCGGATCTTGCGAGCCCCCGTCAATTCGAGGTTGACGACACGACCGGGATCACCGACGAGATCGCCGGCGAAACGCTCTTGTCGTGGAATGCCAACGGGCTCAACATCACGCTGGTCGGCGACATGCCTGCAAAACTGCTGGCCCGCATCGGCGCCTCCGTCCGTCCCTAG
- a CDS encoding zf-HC2 domain-containing protein, translating into MTNCNDCRLLLVDYERGELDAARDAAMHQHLQSCSACREQWEADMALVESLRAWSAPREFPASILANVRQAMHAERPPTFMERLSAALRPAYAAPIAAALIGVVIYTGYHRLGTPPPTLTGMDFVREHVAQTASLPSSDRAWSTYVLTSANIVSSSDASQSTP; encoded by the coding sequence GTGACCAACTGCAACGACTGCCGCCTGCTGCTCGTGGACTACGAGCGTGGCGAGCTCGACGCCGCTCGCGACGCTGCGATGCATCAGCATCTGCAGTCGTGTTCCGCCTGCCGCGAACAATGGGAAGCCGACATGGCGCTCGTCGAGTCGCTGCGCGCGTGGAGCGCACCGCGCGAATTCCCCGCGTCGATCCTTGCTAACGTCCGCCAGGCGATGCACGCCGAGCGGCCTCCGACGTTCATGGAGCGCTTGAGCGCAGCGCTGCGTCCGGCCTACGCCGCGCCGATCGCGGCTGCGCTGATCGGCGTCGTCATCTACACCGGCTACCACCGTTTGGGCACGCCGCCGCCGACGCTGACCGGCATGGACTTCGTCCGCGAGCATGTCGCGCAGACGGCATCGCTGCCGTCGAGCGATCGCGCGTGGTCCACCTACGTCCTGACCTCTGCGAACATCGTCAGCTCATCGGATGCATCGCAGTCGACTCCGTAA